In Aegilops tauschii subsp. strangulata cultivar AL8/78 chromosome 3, Aet v6.0, whole genome shotgun sequence, one genomic interval encodes:
- the LOC109756796 gene encoding GDSL esterase/lipase At4g10955, whose product MHRHSSAQEAQAMGSNGGGAKPPAWEFHATGPRNLSSPGRSAWKNPNYRRIAISCLVQAAYVLEFDRQENRTGETAIAPNWWKPFKYKLVRLLIDSRDGSIYGALLEWDQVAALSDWIMRRPVGAPKAVLALRGTVLKQSTVARDLEDDLRYFAQESLRGSVRFAGALEVLKSAIDKHGSNNVCVAGHSLGAGYAMQVGKTLAKDGVFVECHLFNPPSVSLGLGLRKLQDKVDKVLKRYISGSSSNAGEISHPGEKGETVSEIGEENLIKEVKRWVPNLYINNSDYICCFYVDRSGVPTVTAEKRGDGHPEARAKVFVIAKGPQKFLKAHGLQQWWMDDSELHLAVNESKLMYKHLKSLYVKET is encoded by the exons ATGCACCGCCACTCCTCCGCCCAAGAGGCGCAGGCGATGGGCAGCAACGGAGGCGGCGCCAAGCCGCCGGCGTGGGAGTTCCACGCCACGGGGCCTCGCAACCTCTCCAGCCCCGGCCGCTCTGCCTG GAAAAATCCCAACTACAGAAGAATTGCAATTTCATGTTTAGTGCAGGCAGCGTACGTATTGGAGTTTGACAGGCAAGAGAACAGAACTGGTGAAACTGCCATTGCTCCTAACTGGTGGAAGCCATTTAAATACAAGCTGGTGCGCCTTCTAATTGATTCCAGAGACGGATCCATATATGGGGCACTTCTAGAATGGGACCAGGTTGCTGCACTATCAGACTGGATAATGCGGAGACCTGTTGGTGCTCCAAAGGCTGTCCTGGCACTGAGGGGAACTGTCCTGAAGCAGTCAACTGTTGCGAGAGACTTGGAGGATGACCTCAGGTACTTTGCTCAGGAGAGCTTGAGGGGTTCTGTCAGGTTCGCTGGAGCACTGGAGGTGCTCAAGTCGGCAATCGATAAGCATGGAAGCAACAATGTGTGCGTTGCTGGGCATTCCCTAGGGGCCGGATATGCGATGCAGGTTGGTAAGACTTTGGCGAAGGACGGAGTCTTCGTAGAATGCCACTTGTTTAACCCACCATCAGTGTCACTCGGCCTGGGCCTGAGGAAGCTTCAGGATAAAGTCGACAAGGTGTTGAAGCGATACATCAGCGGCAGCTCTTCGAACGCCGGTGAAATTTCTCACCCGGGAGAGAAGGGGGAAACTGTCTCTGAAATTGGAGAAGAGAATCTGATCAAGGAGGTGAAGAGATGGGTGCCCAACCTGTACATCAACAACAGCGACTACATTTGCTGCTTCTACGTTGACCGTAGTGGCGTACCCACTGTTACTGCAGAGAAGCGTGGCGATGGTCACCCTGAGGCACGTGCCAAGGTTTTTGTGATTGCTAAAGGTCCTCAGAAATTTCTAAAAGCTCATGGGCTGCAGCAATGGTGGATGGATGATTCCGAGCTCCATCTGGCTGTGAATGAGAGCAAGCTCATGTATAAGCACCTCAAGTCCCTGTATGTGAAAGAAACGTAG
- the LOC109756798 gene encoding uncharacterized protein has product MSGDEVAKAKAAAAGVGGVGEYGTFHGPPSYPPPRPPVGHPQPAPPPGLHGQREPNSRHRGGYQAGNAQDYEAGARGHKHDRLPCFGIGMGWFLFVLGFFLGAIPWYVGAFLLWCSRVDYREKPGYVACTIAAVLATIAVIIGATAGAHVY; this is encoded by the exons ATGAGCGGGGACGAGGTTGCGAAGGCCAAGgctgccgccgccggcgtcggcgGCGTAGGGGAGTACGGGACGTTCCATGGTCCGCCCAGCTACCCGCCCCCGCGCCCGCCCGTCGGGCACCCGcagcccgccccgccgcccggcCTCCACGGCCAGCGCGAGCCCAACTCGCGCCACCGCGGCGGGTACCAGGCCGGGAACG CTCAAGATTACGAAGCAGGTGCCCGTGGACATAAACATGACCGCCTTCCATGCTTTGGTATTGGCATGGGATGGTTTCT ATTCGTACTCGGTTTCTTTCTTGGTGCCATCCCCTGGTATGTCGGAGCATTTCTGTTGTGGTGTTCCAGAGTGGATTACAGGGAGAAACCAGGATATGTGGCATGCACAATAGCG GCTGTCCTTGCTACAATTGCCGTCATCATCGGGGCAACTGCTGGAGCTCACGTTTATTGA